From the genome of Streptomyces xanthophaeus:
CAGGACCGCCGCCGTGGCCGCGTGGCCGGACGGGAAGGAACCGTGGTCGACGCGGACCAGGGGGTCGGCCGGGCGCGGCCGGTCCACCAGGTGCTTGAGGCCCTGGACGACCAGCATGTTGCCACCGAGGTTCGCCGCGAGCAGGAAGGCGGCCGAGACCCAGCGCCTGCGGACGAGCAGCAGGATCAGCAGGGAGAGCGGGACGAGGGACCCGACCGGCCCGCCGAACAGGTCCAGGGCCGTGGCGGCGGCCTGGTACAGCCCTTCGTGGGGGCCGCCCATCCATATCAGCCACCGGTCGTCCAGCCCCTGGAAGGGCGGATGCGTGACGTCGGCGCGGACGACGAGTGCGGGTGCCACGGCCGCGCCCAGGAGCAGAAGACCCGCGACGAGGACGCCGCGGCCGCGCGGCGCGCCGGTCTCGGGGCGCCGGCCGGTCCCACCGGACCGGTGGGGTGTGCGGGGTCTGCCGTGCGGGGCGGTGGTGGTCGGGTTGCCGGACATGGCTGCCTCTCGTGACCGCGGCGGGGGTCCGCGGCCGGGTGCGCTGTGAAGGGAACGCGGGGGCGCGGCCGGGGCCGCGCCCCCGCGGCGGGACGGGTGTGCGGGACCGGCGCCGTCAGGCTCCCGCGCCGAGGTGCCGGGCCAGGAAGGCCACGCCCCCCTCGACGATGGCGGGGATGTCGCCGGAGCCGAGGAAGATGTGGTCGGCGCCCTCGACGGGCTGCAGGGTGACCTCGCCCCCGGCGCTCTTCAGGGCCGCGGCGAGGGCCTCGCTCTGGCTGTACGGGACCAGGCCGTCGTGCGTCCCGTGCACGAGCAGGAACGGCGGCGGATTCGAGCCCTCCGCGTACGTCACCGGGCTCGCGGCCCGCGCCAGATCCGGCCGCTCGGCGACGGTGGCACCGAGCAGGGCCTCGTAGGGATCGGGGAACTCCGCACCGGGCATCGCCGGCATGGGGTGATCGGCCAGGGTGACGAGGTCGGAGACGCCGTACCAGTCGACGACGGCACAAACCCCGCTCTCGCCGGAGCCGACGCCCTCCGCGCCCTCCAGCGCCGCGCCCTGCGGGCTGTCGGGGCCGACGAGGCCGGCGAGGGCGGCCAGGTGACCGCCCGCGGACTCGCCCCAGACGCCGATCCGGTCCGGGTCGATGCCGAGGTCGCCGGCGAAGGTGCGGACGTAGCGGATCGCGGCCTTCACATCGTGCAGCTGGGCGGGGAAGGGCGCTTCGAGGCTGTGCCGGTAGTCGACGGAGACGAGTGCGAGCCCGGCCGCCAGTACCGCCCCGTGCAGCAGGTCGGCGGGGACGGTCGGCGGCGGGTAGCGGCGGGCGCCGTCCAGCCAGCCGCCGCCGTGGATCCAGACGATCACCGGGAACG
Proteins encoded in this window:
- a CDS encoding phosphatase PAP2 family protein, translating into MSGNPTTTAPHGRPRTPHRSGGTGRRPETGAPRGRGVLVAGLLLLGAAVAPALVVRADVTHPPFQGLDDRWLIWMGGPHEGLYQAAATALDLFGGPVGSLVPLSLLILLLVRRRWVSAAFLLAANLGGNMLVVQGLKHLVDRPRPADPLVRVDHGSFPSGHAATAAVLVVVLGALLVPAARRRAWWIGGAVFTLAMMWSRTWLHAHWLSDTVAGAAAGAGVGLLAWWLFGPALARERARAHDRRGAAAGAGTA
- a CDS encoding alpha/beta hydrolase; the encoded protein is MTQSPPAEIDLADMTWPPPPYRSPVPPVTGADGVRRFDGITYATTPGYRPRLLDVQVPAGEGPFPVIVWIHGGGWLDGARRYPPPTVPADLLHGAVLAAGLALVSVDYRHSLEAPFPAQLHDVKAAIRYVRTFAGDLGIDPDRIGVWGESAGGHLAALAGLVGPDSPQGAALEGAEGVGSGESGVCAVVDWYGVSDLVTLADHPMPAMPGAEFPDPYEALLGATVAERPDLARAASPVTYAEGSNPPPFLLVHGTHDGLVPYSQSEALAAALKSAGGEVTLQPVEGADHIFLGSGDIPAIVEGGVAFLARHLGAGA